The Euwallacea similis isolate ESF13 chromosome 37, ESF131.1, whole genome shotgun sequence genomic interval TACTGCACTATTCgagtaaaacaaaaattaactctttatattttttaaaaattttcgttACCGTTAACCGTAAATAGGTTATGTTTCTTCCCCCTGACCacctaaacttttttcttcttacctaaaaatttgatttaattatataGTAAAATGTGGCAAAATAATCTATCAATTTTCCCAATAACTAATTATCAGGACAAAAGCAATTATTACAGTAACTTGCAataagatttttgaaaaaaatacgaCTAATACTAACTATTTAACAGCTAACAACTCAATAATCGATTCACTTAAGTGATTATTTTCGTAACCGGTTTTGTGGATTCCACGAACTGaaacaaaactttattaagataacaaattatttgtattatGGTGATTTTCATTATCATAGCAGTTTACTAAGAAAATCTCTAATAGCAAAAGTTCAAATATATGCAACGtcacaaatttataaattactgCGCAAAAGAGTTGTTTAGTCAAACTTACCCCGCAAGTCTCTAAAAACGTATTGTTTCTAAAGTTGatatttaacaataactaCAACTAAAATCATTAAGATTCAACTCCAATTGGATATAGTGCCTCAGAGGCTCTAGTCTCCCAAACCGTTTTGAACTAACACTTCACAACACTGGTATTGGCAGGCCTACAGGAAATAGTACCTACATTACAAATAAAAGAACCACGCGTGACtaccttttaaaatataatacttcctcttttgataaaaattattgtcaaaTGGTACTATCAATCACAAACAATAACGAGTCTAGTAAATATAACGCAAACATAAAGATCATTGTTTTACTGTTAGTCTGTATAAATGTGCGTAATTCCAGTATCTACCACCTGCGACATGAATTACGCACAATTACTTCAATAACAGCAATAAAAAAGGGTAAGTTCCCATTTAGTATTTTATAAACCTGTTTCTTTGAGAGTTGAGATCACTTGAAGGAACTAATACCAAAAAGATGTGACCGCTAATTATAGCCAAATTGCCACAAAAAGAGGAATCACAAAACCATTAACaatcaaaaacattaatataatcttaacctttaattattataaagcTGAACCCTCATTAGCATGATGCAAGACCACACTACCAAATACATATTGTCTCTCCCCAGAGAGACAATATGTGAGACAATACCCATATTGTGTGGGTCCTTCTTAAGGTTTTCTATCAGAACGAGTATAATCGTTTTCTGTATCAGTGAATATTGAAGTATCATCAAGCATATGCTAAAAGTTCTCAAGAAAATATTACGATTCATTTTTACGCATGATACATCAATTTCACTAGTCGTTTACATACGTAGGATATTTCTTTACTATTCTTGATCAACGTCTGAGGAGCCTTggtgaattattaaatgttctaaattataaaaacaatactGATTCTATAACTCAATCAGATAACAGCTAATAAAATCCAAGGAAACGCTCCTTTTCAGCCAATATTAGTCGCATTCTAGTGGAATCTTTTGAGTGTATTGAGACTCGCAGTATTGTCGTGAAAACTGCTATTGTTGGAATATCTTTATCACTGGTAATCATGTTGCTCTCAAATTTTCACACCTCAACtttatatcaataatttggtGGAATACGCgtttatgttttaaatactTATATAAAATGCAACTGCTTTTTTTCATTACATAATCTTAATGAATACCACTCGTcgtaaatatttgatttcaaatatatgtacgttaagtaagtttttttgtggaatatcgttataaaaatacttaaagaactaattttggaggtttgaaatttttgcgAAATTCATTATGACATTTTAAATACGGTTTAACAGAGAGCTTAACAAAACAATCTGTGTTACCTAAAAAGGTATTATGTATTATCAATCATACCAGAtgatcatatttaaaaaaaaaccttacaGTAAGTGGCGTAAAACGTAGGGCGTTGGTTAAGCTATTTCGTTGCTATTTAGCATTAAACGCCAGACAAATAAAAGGCTGATGAATATATCTAACAATAAAAGatttctaatatttcaatacttatttcagtttttttaatgatcaccctgTACTCTTATACGGGGCAATATGTCAGAATGTCATGGTCAACTAGGAGGAAAATAAAAGCTGGTTTACATGTCACAGTACCTTCGTTTGTTGGGAGGTAACGCTTATTAGATGCAAGCTTCTTcacttaataagaaaattcctACCATTCATCCATAGAATATAAATAAGGACAATAATTGCGGTTACTATTCTTTAAggaagaaagaaattaattccaaacttatataaaatcataaatttattaacaaactTAACAccttagaaatattttaaaagcagGATCACAAAATAGTAATGGCAAGAATGAGAGGAAAATGTGAATGATTGGTGTATCAGTCTTAACCTTCAGCTATTTAATAGCAAGTAAACTCAATGCTTAGCATGGTGATACACCACCTTATAGACCGGTACTTTCACTGGAACCGGGTTGGTGATTTTCACTGGCACGTGTTTTTCTACAGGGACTGGTACAGGTTTCTCTACGTGATAGGGGACTTCTTTTTCGATCTTATAAGGAACAGGTTTCTCAACGGGAATGGTAATGGTCTTGATAACAGGAACAGCTATTGGATGAGGTATTTTAATATGCACAGGATACGGCTGAGCTACTGGCACTGCTACCGGCTTGGGTACTGGAATTGGTACTGCATGAGGAATTGGAACTGTTTCATGTTTATAAACTGGTACTGGTATATGTTTCGTAACTTCCACTGAATGTGAGTATTCTTGACCACCCCCCTGTTCCTGTCCTCCTCCTCCTTCTAACAGGTGCTGATATCCTTCGTATCCACCGCCGATATACCCGGCATTGCCCAAGGCCAAAACACCACCAAAAAGTAAAACACCGAATAAACAATTCATACTGTTAGAGTTAACAGAACTAACACACTATAACAAAAACGATACAATTGCAATACGTGCGCTATGCTGAATGACTCCTTTTTTTGATGGAACTATTTATATTGTTATGATGAACTTTCACTATCTCTTTCAATAATGCAGACTTTTAAATGAGAGAGGTACGGAAGATGAATAGGAAGATTATATAACAGAAGAATATTGACCGGCTGAAACTAGGTGGAGACTTTACCTTCTAAAAGGCGGGCGCCACAGAACCGGACTATGTAGTTAACGAATTAAGAGAAATTATTTCGTTACATATTTCGTTTTATTCTATATATTATTATCATAATTAGATgtcttaaaattctttaagttACCGACACTTTCTCGCTTACGTACCCTTACTTTAAAAACCAccaattgcaattttttgggaattcttaataatagaatttccaaatataaaaattattgtagatTTGTGTGTAGGCAGCTCGTACAGAAGTCACTTGCGGTCATCCTTAGTAACTGCTCAATTCAGCCACGAGCTCATGCAGTAATCGAGTTTTGCTACCTGCAGTCATTATTTTACCAGCGTATACACAACCATATGTGCTAATCATAATTTAACACAATGATTTGTTCTTGGATTGACTTTAGTAATCTTTTAGTGTATATACGTATTGTCCTTAGGAAACTGCTCATATTTCTcaagaatatttaatattggGTGTACCTAAAACCGACCATACTTTTTGGCTGTGCCACCTGCGTtatctaatttattaacacAGGTACCAGTGTTTTCCTGTCGAATCATTTTCAACTGACCAGTAACCAGAGAAACTAGGGCACATAAATTGAGCAACACGTGACAACCATCTGTGGAAACTACTTGTTTTATAAAGGCCACCTTGCCAGCAGTTCTCTTTACTTGACTCTATAAGGCTGTCATCAACTTTAGTTTGcaattgttaataataatatcttAAATCCATTATTCAAATACCACCTTTTTCCCCTAAATTAAAACGAAGTTAAATCCTACAATTACCATTatgttttcatcaaatataATACACatagagaaaataatttaaattcattcaCGAGGCCAATGCGAATCAGATACAATAAGACAGAAAAATACATTCGACTTCGATACCTCCAGTTCATTTCATTTTAGTATGTTtgtttttcgtaattttatgtaataattttgattttttttttgtaactgtgacaaatatttttcctacctTTCAAGCCTTTAATAGTTATACATAGCAGCAAGTCCCATTATTCCTcttttacgatattttttcTTAGTGATTGTAATCTCGCAGCactgataaaaataatgaaaatgatcGAGAGTTTGGTAggttaaatgtgttttttccCAATATCCTAGAACTAAAATCCAAAATTCTCTAGCCTATACAGTGAAGACGTAAAGATTGAACGATATTCAATGAAATCTATAAGCAgtataaaagaaaatcgtTACCTTTTTTAGATATACCACCTAATACGACATGCATTAAAAACGTATTACTGTTTCCGTGTATTTTGAAGTCAACTATTCTAAGTATCCTGAGCGAttttatggtaaaaaatttgtaaactaataatttttttttttagaaatttttttttaagcttaaaaataCCTCTGTTCACTTACTACTGAAACattatgaattaattaatctaaactttttaaacttaataGTTTTGAACAGTGTTTTGTAAACAATTCTTCAAATGCTAAATAAGAATAAACCAACAATAAACTGCGTAAAAATCTGTGTAAAATAcagattaaaaaatcaaactacAGGCCTGACTTTCCCGTCGTTATAAAATGATACACATGTAGATACATTTCCGATCATTATTTCAATGGATTGAAGCACAAGTACCGCAGTACAGTTAAATAAGAATAGAAATGATTAAATCTTAAAGGACAAAACACAGTTTCCGCTCGAAATATAGAAGAAAGAGTTATTCCCAAGTGGTGGCGAAAAAAAGGCAATCCCTTATTTGTTATTGACAAATCTTGAATATATTTCCACTGCTCTTTACTTCGATTTATGAACACAAtcaataaatacataaatcaaTAAGTGTCAATTTCCTATTTATAAACCACAAAATTTAGTTTGCAAAATGACCAATGGTTAAACATTGTATGAATAATACCATTTGATCACACCTGGTAGATGAGATAACCATAAACATTCCAAATAAAGATCTATGAATGACTGTGTGAAAGTGGAAAATGTTTGGGGTTAATATGATTAAAGAGTTCTACTGGTGCACTGCTTTCTCACGTTATTCGCCCTTCTACTCGTTTCACCTAGTAATGTAGTTAAATAGGAGCAGCATTGACTATCGCTTGAATTAAGCCCATGAAATTTCAACAGGTACTACAAATCAATAATGATGCTGTGAGGAACTAACCAGTTTTTCTAAAGCAAATCTCGTATGAGTTTATAGTAGGTAATTAATATAGTTATTATCATCATAATATAGGTATCGCTAGTGCGTAAAGGGAAGTAGGGCGTCCCCATGGCACTTTTTAGatgcattcaaattttttcgcAGGTCATCTTCAGGTCAGTAGTTGAACAGCACAAAAGACAGTTGCATGATGATTTCATCAGGGAAGTTCATGGTAATTAATAAGTAAGTAACCTACATACTGTTTAGTCCTGAGACGAATTcatgaaatgttaattatatATTTCGTTGCATCATTATGTAGATACGCAGCTATCTACTTCCGAATGGATTATCCAAGATTGATTTACGGTTTCTAAATGGAATCACTAAGTAGGTTATTAAAGACTACTCAAGCTCTCGCGTGTAAATAAAAACCGCGGATATGTTGCAAACTGGCCTTtcacatttattaaaaaacgcaTACTGTATTTGCtcattaatcaaattaaatgtatCTAGATGATTTTACGGTTATACTCGGTAACACAGGAATTACTGACCAAACGAttattccaattaaaaaaagtgaggattttgaagtttttggGGGTAAAAACAGTTATCTGAGATCcgcaaattacaaataatatgaatatttaatttttattcccgatttcactgaaaataacatcaatttccttattttgaatacaacaccctgtatatttgatcCTTTTCGGATTctacttgaaatttttcataggTAGTTAACATGTAGATAGAGACTTATAGATACTTATCTCTTACCATTTTCGAAACCatgattaaattttctcaCTTTACAATTTGCCACCAAAAtagcgatttttaaaataaaattgatgatcAATCTCTTCTCTTCAATAATTAGTTTCACAAATATCATACtcagaatattaaaattagataCCATGAAAGATCCATTTTGAGAAAATGATTGGTTTTACTgaaatactttaaattaaaattatgtttaaaatagaaaaaggaACCAAAATTTAAACTGAAGTTATAAACTCgaggaataaaataaaataatataaatgtataataaacatataataaaatagaataaaCTAAACCCAAAATGCGTTAAAATTTCTGATGAAAATTGCATCTAAAAATGTGTAGTGTCATTTCATTGATTTATTAGCGCTTTGCGTACGTAGACCACATAAACCAAGCGAAAAGGCGCCACCCTATacctgtattttttatttaaatctatgCAATATGATGCATATTTTCACGTAAGATTGCAGTAGATACTTAGTTCCAATccagaaaataattatagcTATTATAGATAAATAGGTACTTACCTTTGTAAATTCAAATGCACTGGGATTCCAGTTTTTTCTGACTAAAGACTGCAGATGCGTTAGAAACTTCAGCagctaatataaaaaattgttatttaagtCACACATTTAGTAGGTGATATGTTACAGTACAAGTATTTTACGAAGGAGGCAACGCACAGTGGGGTAGATTTTATTATCAGGTAGAGCTTgagaaatgattaaaaaagcACATTTTAAGGTGGGACGctcttataaaaataaatccttATATTTGACATTTCTGGACTGcaaaggtttttaaaaaattattattattatttttatttcattttaacatATTAGAAGCCAATTATTCAACGCATAGCCACACACTATATAAGATTCTGTTCATTAGcgatttaaaaacattaataagcTGTGACAACTGACAATGTGTAGTCAAACTCATTCCATTTTCCAGAATCAATTACCATGCAATAAATGTTccaatatattcaaaattgaattaaattttgtataaaacttGTGACTTAAACCTGTtgtttaaataactattttattcTATCTGTCAAAGCATctcaaacaaaatttaataaacagaaGAATATTGGTATGAAActtcacaaaaataaattaccagTATGTAAGAACAGTTaatggcaaatctgaaaaaaaacaattgagtgttcaagtaaaaaattaaagagaatGTTGGGCGACATGTGTTTCTATTTACTGGCTTCATTAGACTTAAGTATGTGCATACTAAGTAGGTACACATACATCATGCTTCACATGTCTGAAAACATACTCACATGAGAGTGTCACCTAGGACAATAGAGAAAACCAAAAATCAGCTCAATCTTTTGTGGAATTACTCAAAGTTTGCTTAGTTTTAGTGATGGGTTCAGGATATCCACGGTAACTTTGCCATGGACACCTGCTGTGAGTTACTAAGCCAGCaatgttcaaaaattgaaataaactaatgctaaaaatttgttgaaatgcTGCAGcatttttgactttta includes:
- the LOC136418739 gene encoding uncharacterized protein; amino-acid sequence: MNCLFGVLLFGGVLALGNAGYIGGGYEGYQHLLEGGGGQEQGGGQEYSHSVEVTKHIPVPVYKHETVPIPHAVPIPVPKPVAVPVAQPYPVHIKIPHPIAVPVIKTITIPVEKPVPYKIEKEVPYHVEKPVPVPVEKHVPVKITNPVPVKVPVYKVVYHHAKH